From a single Mycolicibacterium mengxianglii genomic region:
- a CDS encoding ABC transporter permease subunit (The N-terminal region of this protein, as described by TIGR01726, is a three transmembrane segment that identifies a subfamily of ABC transporter permease subunits, which specificities that include histidine, arginine, glutamine, glutamate, L-cystine (sic), the opines (in Agrobacterium) octopine and nopaline, etc.) codes for MLAVVVLAALLTTALTACGPTATDSDEPIKAAGVLRVGTEGVYSPFSYHDAATGQLVGYDVDVARAVGDKLGVPVEFVETPWDSIFAALEADRFDIVANEVTINPERQAKYDLSQPYSVGEGVIVTRADDDSITSLADVKGKVAAENATSNWSKVARDAGARVETVEGFTQAITLLSQGRVDLVINDSIAVYAYLAETGDTAVKIAANVGEKSEQGFAARKNSGMLPELNGALDELRADGTLASISEKYLKANATGAPAPTDAGAAQPRSTWQLIGDNLWPLAKAAITMTIPLTIISFAIGLVIALAVALARLSSNLALSNIARFYISVIRGTPLLVQLFIVFFALPEFGVRIDPFPAAVIAFSLNVGGYAAEIIRSAIQSIPKGQWEAAETIGLNYTGTLRRIILPQAARVAVPPLSNTLISLVKDTSLASTILVTELLRTAQIAAAPTFEFFALYGTAAVYYWVICLVLSFGQSRLEHRLERYVAR; via the coding sequence CTGCTCGCGGTCGTGGTGCTCGCCGCGCTGCTGACAACAGCACTGACGGCGTGCGGGCCGACCGCCACCGACTCCGACGAACCGATCAAGGCGGCTGGGGTGCTGCGCGTGGGCACCGAAGGTGTGTACTCACCCTTCAGCTATCACGACGCCGCCACCGGCCAACTCGTCGGCTATGACGTTGACGTCGCGCGCGCCGTCGGGGACAAGCTGGGTGTCCCGGTCGAATTCGTGGAGACGCCCTGGGACTCCATCTTCGCCGCGCTGGAGGCCGACCGCTTCGACATCGTGGCCAACGAGGTGACCATCAACCCCGAGCGCCAAGCGAAGTACGATCTGTCCCAACCGTATTCGGTGGGCGAGGGCGTGATTGTCACCCGCGCCGACGACGACTCGATCACCTCACTGGCCGACGTCAAAGGCAAGGTCGCGGCCGAGAACGCCACCAGCAACTGGTCGAAGGTGGCCCGGGACGCCGGCGCCCGAGTCGAGACCGTGGAAGGTTTCACCCAGGCCATCACCCTGCTCAGCCAGGGTCGCGTGGACCTGGTTATCAACGACAGCATCGCCGTGTACGCCTACCTCGCCGAGACCGGTGACACCGCGGTCAAGATCGCCGCCAACGTCGGCGAGAAGAGTGAGCAGGGCTTCGCCGCCCGCAAGAACAGCGGCATGCTGCCCGAACTCAACGGCGCACTCGACGAACTACGGGCAGACGGGACGCTGGCGTCGATCTCGGAGAAGTACCTCAAGGCCAATGCGACGGGCGCGCCGGCGCCTACCGACGCCGGTGCCGCGCAGCCACGTTCTACCTGGCAGCTGATCGGTGACAACCTCTGGCCGTTGGCCAAAGCCGCCATCACGATGACGATTCCGCTGACCATCATCAGCTTCGCCATCGGCTTGGTGATCGCGCTGGCGGTGGCGCTGGCCCGACTGTCGTCGAATCTCGCGCTGTCCAATATCGCCCGGTTCTACATCTCGGTCATCCGGGGCACCCCGCTGCTGGTGCAGTTGTTCATCGTCTTCTTCGCGCTGCCCGAGTTCGGGGTGCGGATCGACCCGTTCCCGGCGGCGGTGATCGCGTTCTCGCTCAACGTCGGCGGTTACGCCGCCGAGATCATCCGCTCGGCGATCCAGAGCATCCCCAAGGGACAGTGGGAAGCGGCCGAGACCATCGGCTTGAACTACACCGGCACACTGCGGCGCATCATCTTGCCGCAGGCCGCACGGGTGGCGGTGCCGCCGTTGTCGAACACCCTGATCTCCCTGGTGAAAGACACCTCGCTGGCCTCGACCATCCTGGTCACCGAGCTGCTGCGCACCGCGCAGATCGCGGCGGCCCCGACCTTCGAGTTCTTCGCTCTCTACGGCACGGCTGCGGTGTACTACTGGGTGATCTGCCTGGTGTTGTCGTTCGGCCAGAGCCGCCTGGAACACCGACTGGAAAGGTATGTGGCCAGATGA
- a CDS encoding amino acid ABC transporter ATP-binding protein, whose protein sequence is MTEPEYRVRAQGVEKAFGDNKVLKGVSFEVPKGSATTIIGPSGSGKTTLLRALNALDVPDTGVISVGDVEIDFSKPVAKEQLRRYRAQSGFVFQSHNLFPHKTVLQNITEGPLVVQKLPKDQVVSEAVELLRQVGLAEKQDQYPYQLSGGQQQRVGIARALALKPKVVLFDEPTSALDPELVGEVLSVIRDLAVEGWTLVIVTHEIQFARQVSDQVLFTDRGVILEQGPPAEVIGEPKDERTRQFLQRILNPL, encoded by the coding sequence ATGACCGAACCGGAATATCGCGTCCGCGCCCAAGGGGTCGAGAAGGCGTTCGGGGACAACAAGGTCCTCAAGGGCGTCAGCTTCGAGGTCCCCAAGGGCAGCGCCACCACCATCATCGGCCCCTCCGGTTCCGGTAAGACGACATTGTTGCGGGCGCTGAACGCCTTGGACGTCCCGGACACCGGCGTCATCAGCGTGGGCGACGTGGAGATCGACTTCTCGAAGCCCGTCGCCAAGGAGCAACTGCGCAGGTACCGGGCTCAGAGTGGGTTCGTGTTCCAGTCGCACAACCTGTTTCCGCACAAGACGGTGCTGCAGAACATCACCGAAGGTCCGTTGGTGGTGCAGAAGCTACCCAAAGATCAGGTGGTGTCCGAGGCCGTCGAACTGTTGCGGCAGGTGGGACTGGCCGAGAAGCAGGACCAGTACCCCTACCAACTCTCCGGTGGCCAACAGCAGCGGGTCGGTATCGCCAGAGCGTTGGCGCTCAAACCGAAGGTGGTGCTGTTCGACGAGCCGACCTCGGCACTGGACCCCGAGCTCGTCGGCGAAGTGCTCTCGGTCATCCGAGATCTGGCCGTGGAGGGCTGGACCCTGGTGATCGTCACCCATGAGATCCAGTTCGCCCGACAGGTTTCGGACCAGGTGCTGTTCACCGACCGCGGGGTGATCCTGGAACAGGGCCCGCCCGCCGAGGTGATCGGCGAGCCCAAGGACGAGCGCACCCGGCAATTCCTCCAGCGAATCCTCAATCCGCTGTAG
- a CDS encoding flavin monoamine oxidase family protein: MAEPACIQADVVIVGAGLSGMIAARTVLAAGLRPVVLEADDRVGGRILTEEILPGVPVEIGAQWIGDTHERMFALAAELGVDTFEQFDEGETSYELGGAGVLRGNEFHSRYHDELAELERVLRHLDELATEVPVEAPWRAPRAAEWDAITAGTWYDDQGLSPIARTLLEICTVGILAVPTTEVSFLHLLFTIQTCGVTSELLAESEGGAQTTRFTGGTGEIPRRLAALIAEYIVLNVPVQLIEHGVDRVAVHSRGGLVATGRRVIVAVSPALAGRIMYDPPLPGVRDQLTQRSPNGTAMKAFFVYDQPFWRADGFNGQLISDIGPARMSNDACIPGDDHGLILLFLEGDQARTYGRLPQPQRQELLTAELVRHYGPAAAQPLAYVDGEWSEREWTRGCYNANLGPHVWTNYGSALAAPIGAIHWASTDTATFWSAYMEGAVDAGERAAREVIDALSS; this comes from the coding sequence ATGGCAGAACCAGCGTGTATCCAGGCGGACGTGGTCATCGTCGGGGCCGGGCTGTCGGGAATGATCGCCGCACGGACCGTGCTCGCCGCGGGGTTGCGCCCCGTGGTGTTGGAAGCCGACGACCGCGTGGGCGGCCGCATCCTCACCGAAGAGATACTGCCCGGCGTGCCGGTCGAGATCGGTGCCCAATGGATCGGCGACACCCACGAGCGGATGTTCGCCCTGGCCGCCGAACTCGGCGTGGACACCTTCGAACAGTTCGACGAAGGTGAGACCTCCTATGAGCTGGGCGGCGCCGGGGTGTTGCGGGGGAACGAGTTTCACTCCCGGTACCACGACGAACTGGCCGAGCTCGAGCGAGTGCTGCGTCATCTCGACGAGCTGGCCACCGAGGTTCCCGTCGAGGCGCCGTGGCGGGCGCCCCGCGCAGCCGAATGGGACGCCATCACCGCGGGCACCTGGTATGACGATCAAGGGCTTTCGCCGATTGCCCGCACGCTGCTGGAGATCTGTACCGTCGGGATCCTCGCGGTGCCCACCACCGAGGTGTCGTTTCTGCACCTGCTGTTCACCATCCAGACCTGCGGGGTCACCTCGGAACTGCTCGCCGAATCCGAAGGCGGCGCGCAGACCACCCGGTTCACCGGCGGCACCGGTGAGATTCCGCGCCGGCTCGCCGCGTTGATCGCCGAGTACATCGTGCTCAACGTGCCGGTGCAACTGATCGAGCACGGCGTCGACCGGGTGGCCGTGCACTCCCGCGGTGGGCTGGTGGCCACCGGACGGCGGGTCATCGTCGCGGTCTCCCCCGCCCTGGCCGGCCGGATCATGTACGACCCGCCGCTGCCCGGGGTCCGCGATCAGCTCACCCAGCGCTCGCCCAACGGGACTGCGATGAAAGCGTTCTTCGTCTACGACCAACCTTTCTGGCGCGCAGATGGATTCAACGGCCAGTTGATTTCCGACATCGGCCCGGCCCGGATGTCCAACGACGCCTGCATACCCGGCGATGACCACGGGTTGATCCTGCTGTTCCTCGAAGGCGACCAGGCCCGCACTTACGGACGGCTGCCGCAGCCACAACGCCAGGAGCTGCTCACCGCAGAGCTGGTCCGCCATTACGGCCCCGCGGCGGCGCAGCCGCTGGCCTACGTCGACGGAGAATGGTCGGAACGGGAATGGACCCGCGGCTGCTACAACGCCAATCTCGGCCCCCACGTGTGGACCAACTACGGATCGGCACTCGCCGCGCCGATCGGTGCGATCCACTGGGCCTCCACCGACACCGCAACATTCTGGAGCGCCTACATGGAGGGCGCGGTCGACGCCGGTGAGCGGGCCGCGCGTGAAGTGATCGACGCGCTGAGCTCCTAG
- a CDS encoding cytochrome P450 yields MTGALAESQELLLRLLDSGNRADPYPLYGEIRDRGPMLLPDINLAVFSRYADCYDVLRHPDSASDRLKSTVAQRAIAEGEPARPLGTPGFLFLDPPDHTRLRKLAQQAFTPKVVKALQPDIAGLVDALLDKAAAKGHFDLIEDLAYPLPVAVICRLLGVPLEDEPEFSHASALSARSLDPFITFTGDIPDDFDERMEAGLWLRQYLRDLVARRRAQPGEDLMSRLIGAEEDGDQLTEDEIVATCNLLLVAGHETTVNLIANAALAMLREPRHWAALAGDPTRAPAIIEETLRHDPPVQLVARIAAEDLEINGVTVPKGDTAMLLTAAAQRDPAMYVDAEVFDPDRGAIKHLAFGHGPHFCLGAPLARMEAQLALTMVTERFPKARLAGPAQYKPNLTLRGLASQTVLV; encoded by the coding sequence ATGACCGGAGCGCTCGCCGAATCCCAGGAACTGCTGCTGCGGCTTCTCGACTCGGGGAACCGGGCCGACCCGTATCCGCTGTATGGAGAGATCCGGGACCGCGGCCCGATGTTGTTGCCCGATATCAACCTCGCGGTGTTCTCCCGCTACGCCGACTGTTATGACGTGCTGCGCCACCCGGATTCGGCCAGCGACCGTCTCAAGTCGACCGTCGCCCAGCGCGCCATCGCCGAGGGTGAGCCCGCACGACCGCTCGGCACACCCGGATTCCTGTTCCTGGATCCGCCTGATCACACCCGGCTGCGCAAACTGGCCCAGCAGGCGTTCACGCCGAAAGTGGTCAAGGCGCTGCAGCCGGACATCGCCGGGCTGGTCGACGCTCTGCTCGATAAAGCGGCCGCCAAGGGGCATTTCGACCTGATCGAAGATCTTGCCTATCCGCTGCCGGTGGCGGTGATCTGTCGGCTGCTCGGCGTCCCGCTGGAAGATGAACCCGAATTCTCCCACGCCTCAGCGCTTTCGGCGCGCTCGCTGGATCCGTTCATCACCTTCACCGGCGATATCCCCGACGACTTCGACGAGCGGATGGAAGCGGGGCTGTGGCTGCGGCAGTACCTGCGTGACCTGGTCGCGCGCCGCCGGGCCCAGCCGGGGGAGGATCTGATGTCGCGGCTGATCGGCGCCGAGGAAGACGGCGACCAGCTCACCGAGGACGAGATCGTCGCGACCTGCAACCTGCTGTTGGTTGCCGGGCATGAGACCACCGTGAACCTCATCGCCAACGCCGCGCTGGCGATGCTGCGTGAACCGCGGCACTGGGCCGCACTCGCCGGTGACCCCACCCGCGCGCCGGCGATCATCGAGGAGACGCTGCGGCACGACCCTCCGGTGCAGTTGGTGGCCCGTATCGCCGCCGAGGATCTGGAAATCAATGGCGTGACCGTTCCCAAAGGGGACACGGCGATGTTGCTTACCGCTGCGGCACAACGGGATCCAGCGATGTACGTCGATGCTGAGGTGTTCGATCCGGACCGTGGGGCGATCAAACACCTCGCGTTCGGGCACGGGCCGCACTTCTGCCTGGGGGCACCGCTGGCCAGGATGGAGGCCCAGCTGGCGTTGACGATGGTGACGGAGCGCTTCCCGAAGGCCCGCCTGGCGGGGCCGGCTCAGTACAAGCCGAATCTCACCCTGCGCGGCCTGGCCAGCCAGACGGTGCTGGTCTAG
- the tgt gene encoding tRNA guanosine(34) transglycosylase Tgt, protein MTDGFFSVRDVLPGQRGRTGVIHTPHGDIQTPAFVAVGTKATVKAVLPETMKSLGAQAVLANAYHLYLQPGPDIVDEAGGLGTFMNWDGPTFTDSGGFQVLSLGAGFRKVLSMDANRVQSDDIIAEGKDRLARVDDDGVTFTSHLDGSTHRFTPEVSMQIQHQLGADIIFAFDELTTLVNTRSYQESSVARTHAWAIRCLAEHRRLAEERHDKPSQALFGVVQGAQYEDLRRDATRGLVGLTDPDGRGFDGYGIGGALEKQNLATIVGWVTDELPEDKPRHLLGISEPDDLFAAVEAGADTFDCVSPSRVARNAAVYSATGRYNITGARYRRDFTPIDAECDCYTCANYTRAYLHHLFKAKEILAATLCTIHNERFIIRLVDQIRASISDGRFDELREHVLGRYYAARRD, encoded by the coding sequence GTGACGGACGGCTTCTTCTCGGTACGCGATGTCCTTCCCGGTCAACGGGGACGCACGGGAGTGATCCACACCCCCCACGGTGATATCCAGACCCCGGCGTTCGTCGCTGTCGGCACCAAGGCCACGGTCAAGGCGGTGCTGCCTGAGACCATGAAGTCGCTTGGTGCACAAGCTGTTCTGGCCAACGCCTATCACCTCTACCTGCAGCCGGGGCCGGACATCGTGGACGAGGCCGGTGGGCTGGGCACGTTCATGAACTGGGACGGCCCGACGTTCACCGACAGCGGCGGGTTCCAGGTGCTGTCGCTGGGGGCCGGGTTCCGCAAGGTGCTCTCGATGGACGCCAACAGGGTGCAATCGGACGACATCATCGCCGAAGGCAAGGATCGGCTGGCCAGGGTCGATGACGACGGGGTGACGTTCACCTCACATCTGGACGGGTCCACCCACCGGTTCACCCCCGAGGTGTCGATGCAGATCCAGCACCAGCTCGGCGCCGACATCATCTTCGCCTTCGACGAACTGACCACGCTGGTCAACACCCGCAGCTACCAGGAATCGTCGGTGGCACGCACCCACGCGTGGGCGATCCGGTGCCTGGCCGAGCACCGCCGGCTCGCCGAGGAGCGCCACGACAAGCCGTCCCAGGCGCTGTTCGGCGTCGTGCAGGGTGCCCAGTACGAGGACCTGCGCCGGGACGCCACCCGCGGGCTGGTGGGCCTGACGGATCCGGACGGCCGGGGTTTCGACGGCTACGGCATCGGCGGCGCCCTGGAGAAGCAGAACCTGGCCACCATCGTCGGCTGGGTCACCGACGAGCTGCCCGAAGACAAACCCCGCCATCTGCTGGGCATCAGCGAGCCCGACGACCTGTTCGCCGCCGTCGAGGCCGGGGCGGACACCTTCGACTGCGTGTCGCCGTCGCGGGTCGCGCGCAACGCCGCGGTCTACTCGGCGACCGGGCGTTACAACATCACCGGGGCGCGGTACCGCCGGGACTTCACCCCCATCGACGCCGAGTGTGACTGCTACACCTGCGCCAACTACACCCGGGCGTATCTGCACCACCTGTTCAAGGCAAAGGAGATCCTGGCGGCCACCCTGTGCACGATCCACAACGAGCGGTTCATCATCCGGCTGGTGGATCAGATCCGGGCGTCGATCAGTGACGGCCGCTTCGACGAGCTGCGTGAGCATGTCCTGGGGCGCTACTACGCCGCCCGACGGGATTGA
- a CDS encoding lipoprotein LpqH — MNNGVCAVTLAGLLLTTTAACSSGPDQGPPAPGALTPGTAAITINDRDLGTITSVGCTSAGPLTTITTGNENSGSTAVVSNADGLSAQSVYIRDLGGFTGSYNSDLDGTAEVTMTGNTFVITGSADGFDTERPSFRTAGSFEIKVAC, encoded by the coding sequence GTGAACAACGGCGTATGTGCGGTGACGTTGGCCGGATTGCTACTGACGACCACGGCGGCCTGCTCGTCGGGTCCCGACCAGGGGCCGCCCGCGCCCGGTGCCCTGACCCCCGGAACGGCCGCCATCACCATCAACGACCGGGATCTGGGCACCATCACCTCGGTGGGATGCACCTCGGCGGGCCCGCTGACCACCATCACCACGGGCAATGAGAACTCCGGCAGCACCGCGGTGGTCTCCAACGCCGACGGCCTGTCCGCACAGTCGGTGTACATCCGGGACCTCGGCGGTTTCACCGGCAGCTACAACTCCGATCTCGACGGCACCGCCGAGGTGACGATGACGGGAAACACCTTTGTGATCACCGGCAGCGCCGACGGGTTCGACACCGAAAGGCCCAGCTTCCGCACCGCAGGCTCGTTCGAGATCAAGGTCGCCTGCTGA
- a CDS encoding lipoprotein LpqH: protein MKRALGVAVSGAAIVVAGLVGCSGDKSADESASSATETVGSGASSATETVESGASSATSAITSATDAVKGNPPPGAATVSIDGQEQNIEGQAACTNLGGNIQIAIGNATQGVGAQVTDADPPVVRQVGLGNVNGVAMGFAEGAPGGEASAEKDGNTYKISGTATGVDMANPLQPVTKPFELAVTCP, encoded by the coding sequence GTGAAGCGTGCTTTGGGAGTCGCCGTCAGCGGTGCGGCCATCGTGGTCGCGGGTCTGGTCGGCTGTTCGGGAGACAAATCCGCCGACGAGAGTGCCTCCTCTGCCACCGAGACCGTCGGGAGCGGCGCGAGCTCTGCCACCGAGACCGTCGAGAGCGGCGCCAGCTCGGCAACCAGCGCCATCACGTCGGCCACCGACGCCGTCAAAGGCAATCCGCCGCCCGGGGCGGCCACCGTGTCCATCGATGGTCAGGAACAGAACATCGAAGGCCAAGCCGCGTGCACCAACCTCGGCGGCAACATCCAGATCGCCATCGGTAACGCCACCCAGGGCGTCGGCGCCCAGGTGACCGACGCCGACCCGCCCGTGGTCAGGCAGGTCGGGTTGGGCAACGTCAACGGTGTGGCCATGGGCTTCGCCGAGGGTGCCCCCGGCGGCGAAGCCAGCGCCGAGAAGGACGGCAACACCTACAAGATCAGCGGTACCGCCACCGGCGTCGACATGGCCAACCCCTTGCAGCCGGTCACCAAGCCGTTCGAGCTGGCGGTCACCTGCCCGTAG
- a CDS encoding NUDIX domain-containing protein, which produces MPKLSAGLLLYRNAADGLEVLIAHPGGPFWARKDDGAWSIPKGEYDVGDDPWEQAQREFTEELGLAPPDGPRAELGQVRQGSGKIVTAFAVDGDLDVTDARSNTFEMEWPPRSGKMQTFPEVDRVAWVPIEVARAKLLKGQLPILDRLVDHLGRP; this is translated from the coding sequence GTGCCGAAGCTCAGTGCGGGATTGCTGCTCTACCGGAACGCGGCCGACGGACTCGAGGTGTTGATCGCTCATCCGGGTGGACCGTTCTGGGCGCGCAAAGACGACGGTGCGTGGTCGATACCCAAGGGCGAGTACGACGTTGGCGACGACCCCTGGGAGCAGGCGCAGCGCGAGTTCACGGAGGAGCTGGGCCTGGCTCCGCCGGACGGACCGCGCGCCGAGCTGGGGCAGGTGCGTCAGGGCAGCGGCAAGATCGTCACCGCCTTCGCCGTCGACGGCGATCTCGATGTCACCGACGCGCGCAGCAACACCTTCGAGATGGAGTGGCCGCCGCGGTCGGGGAAGATGCAGACCTTTCCCGAAGTGGACCGGGTGGCGTGGGTACCGATCGAGGTGGCCCGGGCCAAACTGCTGAAAGGGCAGTTACCGATCCTGGATCGGCTGGTGGATCATCTCGGCCGCCCCTGA
- a CDS encoding WS/DGAT/MGAT family O-acyltransferase: protein MELISPADAIFLVGESREHPMHVGGLQLYRPPEGADKDFVRDLYQDMLTHTEFQPTFRKRPATILGGIANVGWAFDSDVDIDYHLRRSPLPQPGRVRDLLELVSRAHGSLLDRHRPLWEAYLIEGLNDGRFAVYTKVHHALIDGVSALKLAERTLSEDPADTEVRVPWDLPPRKREKPDADGGVLARLPSLSAAADALGSIASLVPSTVYLARAALLEQQLTMPFGAPKTILNVNIGGARRVAAQSWPLERIRRIKDAAGVTINDAVLAMCAGALRAYLLEHSALPDKPLIAMVPVSMRADDEDDTGGNQVGALLCNLATDVADPAQRLTAISESMSSNKQVFSELPKAQALALSAVNVAALGLSMVPGYVNAARPPFNIVISNVPGSRKALYWKGARLDGHYPLSIALDGQALNITMANNGDNLDFGLVGCRRSVPHLQRLLGHLEDALKELERAAGA from the coding sequence ATGGAGTTGATATCGCCGGCCGATGCGATCTTCCTTGTCGGTGAATCGCGAGAACATCCCATGCACGTCGGTGGACTGCAGCTTTACCGGCCGCCTGAGGGTGCTGACAAGGACTTCGTGCGCGACCTCTACCAGGACATGCTCACGCACACCGAGTTCCAGCCGACCTTCCGTAAGCGGCCCGCGACGATACTGGGCGGAATCGCCAACGTCGGCTGGGCATTCGACTCCGATGTCGACATCGACTACCACCTGCGTCGGTCGCCCCTGCCGCAGCCGGGGCGGGTCCGGGATCTGCTCGAGTTGGTGTCCCGCGCACACGGCAGCCTGCTGGACCGGCACCGGCCGCTGTGGGAGGCCTACCTCATCGAGGGCCTCAACGACGGCCGGTTCGCGGTGTACACCAAGGTCCACCACGCGCTCATCGATGGCGTGTCGGCGCTCAAACTCGCGGAGCGGACCCTCAGCGAGGACCCCGCCGACACCGAGGTGCGTGTGCCCTGGGACCTGCCGCCGCGCAAACGGGAAAAACCGGACGCCGACGGCGGCGTGCTCGCCCGGCTCCCCAGCCTCTCCGCAGCCGCCGATGCACTGGGATCGATTGCCTCGCTTGTCCCTTCCACGGTGTACCTGGCCAGGGCGGCCCTGCTGGAACAGCAGCTGACCATGCCGTTCGGGGCGCCCAAGACCATCCTGAACGTCAACATCGGTGGCGCGCGCCGCGTGGCCGCGCAGTCCTGGCCGCTGGAACGCATTCGGCGGATCAAGGACGCCGCCGGAGTGACGATCAACGACGCGGTCCTGGCCATGTGCGCGGGCGCGCTGCGCGCCTACCTCCTCGAGCACAGCGCGCTTCCCGACAAGCCGCTGATCGCCATGGTGCCGGTGAGCATGCGTGCCGACGACGAGGACGACACCGGTGGCAATCAGGTAGGCGCCCTCCTGTGCAATCTGGCCACCGACGTAGCCGACCCCGCGCAGCGCCTGACCGCGATCAGCGAGTCGATGAGCAGTAACAAGCAGGTGTTCTCCGAACTGCCCAAGGCGCAGGCGTTGGCGTTGTCGGCCGTCAACGTCGCTGCACTGGGGCTGTCGATGGTCCCCGGTTACGTCAACGCCGCCAGGCCACCGTTCAACATCGTCATCTCCAACGTGCCCGGTTCGCGAAAAGCGCTGTACTGGAAAGGTGCTCGGCTCGACGGGCATTATCCACTGTCGATCGCCCTGGACGGGCAGGCACTCAACATCACGATGGCCAACAACGGCGACAACCTGGACTTCGGCCTGGTCGGCTGTCGCCGCAGTGTGCCGCATCTGCAGCGGCTGCTAGGGCATCTCGAAGACGCGCTCAAGGAACTGGAGCGGGCGGCGGGGGCCTAG